tatcatgtccccgcatgaatcagaccatgcATAGTTCTGGcgcaagtgcggaaaataaagacaccatttcaATATTCattagcaaaacgttttattacgaggcaaaacatttttgaaaggaaactgaAAGGCTTGATACAGACTATAGACTttaaaaaaagggaaatacaaactccaacgggcaacagactctgaagacaaggaaaatacagactcaaactatgaacgtctcagagttttgaattttggcgtctgcagggcgtcgttcggcctcgccgcgggctttggtgcaaggcccctatgcagatctttcaaatcttcatgatgtggtggacataaatcattattgaagcaaagaaggtggtacagGACATATCCTCaaaagctaggcactttatggtgatgtagtgcccgatatcatcgattcttcccttgattctgtccctttccataagcaatcgctctatttgttgattccgcgtccccGGTACTTGAGCGTCGTAAAGGAGTCGATCCTGAAACTCATTTATCTGTTTCTCCATTTGGGCCATCAGATCATAGTAGCGTTTTCTATCtgttctggcatctcgggcttgtctgaagatctgctctttgagagtggatattgtttctctcaatatagcgatgttcccttcgtagtccctcttcatttgttgcataaaCCGTACTTtctcttctgccttctttatccatttcacctggattctcgctagaccaactttagatttttccaggtcttctttatactcgaggactttcttctttagaccgtttatgagccttttaTCAGACTGGCTTCTCTCCTGGCTTctggcagctattttcatttcctggattTCAGTTTTGAGGACCtcattttcctgagctagttttctcttttctccctcatcttcagcgatatgcaaatctttctcaaatttcaaatccataacttgcttctccaacttgcctattgtagCCCTGTACTCGTGTTCTTTatccaaccaatcccactgttctcgcgacgccttgacgaactcctggagatggagTTTTTTAGCTGGCCTTTCTTGCTCAAGTTCTCtcctgtaccaagcaaggtatcctggtgCCACTTCGCCTTTGGACCGATCCtgtacgcaagtatctgcttttaaatattggcattcactacaaatctgacggactcttgcttcaggaaactgtccgtcattgctaatctcaattacttgagcactaagatcttcctcctgtggcactgtttggcatctcccgagttgtcttaAAACTCGATATGACGCGTAGGGCTGAATtctcttgagccccatcaatagaaagtgggtcctagccaccggcatatatatgacttcatcaacgggcaaccatcctagcatccattgtatttggctggcggtgagggtccgaaagaatgatgtccacgccaTAACTCCTTCGGGCAGACTgacccctttgattcttgtgtagaactcttctatgcaagttttctttgaggaaccataactcaagagctgggagcggtggcagagatgctcagtcatccatatttgtagcaacaagttacacccctcaaaaaagttccatctggctttgcaggctgtgagagctcggaagatataagatactatcataggtgcaagagtgctctcatcttgagtgagcaaggtactgacgaccccgactattttcaaatcaatgtttccgtctttccttggaaacaccaaaaggcccaaaaaggttatcatgaaagccactcaTCTATGCTtctcccatttctgacggttacttttgccgcataacttgttacccggacTGTTGAATCCTCCATcctgaccgtatctgtcgtatatgaagcgcggattacaaaatcctgtggccaaatctgggttatggaccatcctgggtatctttaatgaatctaaaaaccgatgcgcGGTGATAGCTCTTGGAgaaaccaggtatttttgccttatcgAACTTCAGCATTTTCGATGTACcaggctatttcctccaaagtcggggtgagttcaaaatcggggaagtggaagacattgtgtgtcgggtcccagcaggtgaccaaagctcttatgatatccccccgaggctagatttccaataaacccgtaagaccttttagatatttcttgacctcatcttgccccttgccacctaaatcatcccaccatagccgcaacttgaaagggattttagttaTTATTGACAAAGGTTCATTtcgcatcgtgctcatcctgcacatttattaaggtggttaataaataaaatttatttgactcaacaaattgactatttttaatttttcacagattaataggaagatccggttccgcacacggcttttcagcacttcgggaacaaagattttaaagctgggtgagtcaacctgtcaaaaatccaaaaatgactgaaagtggccgcttatgcaaagtcagccttccggcgtccctttcgggaacattcagctatttttgcCAAAACGGCATTACTCGATTTAttattgactcttttttttttctcaaattgaaataaaagacccGGTTGAAAACACGGTCTTTCAGTGCTTCCGGGAGGAAGATTTTAAGACTGTGCCCGCAAACCATTTAAAAATGACTCAGGGTGGTTATTCTTGCGAAAACAGCCTTCCGGtacccttttggggacattcggcttattttaaacaagaatggcgtcacccgacttatttatgacaaataatttgacatttttgtaacagggaggttggacccaatgagggttgcctacgtatcccgcaccctgtgagaatcaaaccggcgtagttcggaaaaattaactatttttgaaaacaaaacccttttgagtgaaacaaactataaaaatatttttttcggcagagtttcgacagcaTTCGAGCGTTGGTTTTCTAAAACTAGGCAGTCAACTCTCTATActattatttctcttttttttttttcaattttcctgatattcagaaaccggttaGCACGCAGgcccgaaacaaataaatgcacggaaaacaaataagatgcatcaggatggtctttttcatttgaggttgctagtcctagacggactcaacccttgtgttgagtcccctaagtcaaatgcaacatgatgcaaataatcattcctactagggattcgacatgaagtcacgttattctaggttcaaagcctaggtatttgttatagactgtgtacccgagcggacaactcgattcgaggagggggcaacgtaccggggacccgcgagatcgtccggctttgtaacttgtccgacctctttcttatttcagggtatgacactaacagaatagtgagtctcaaccagtaagcacatccccggaggtaagaagagaagggtttcggcacagtttatatacagttcagataatatcaaagcggtaaaagtatcatttagcacattaggcccaagcgtgtaaaaaatcacataaaaccaaatataacgatttatctaagctcgaattcttgaaccctgaaccagagattctaggtccggtccccagcagagtcgccagagctgccacacctcctttttacctgcgcccgcaggggcgtaggggagtttttccaattaaaggacattcgaaacgagatttgtttatttatttcagagtcgccacttaagagatttagggtgtcccaagtcaccagtttaatcccgaatcgaggaaaagaatgactctgtattacagtccgcgaaccagaaattcggataaggaattctgttaacccgggagaaggtgttaggcattcccgagttccgtggttctagcacggtcgctcaactgtcacattcggcttatttatctgattttaacaattatgagcttatatgcaagtttaaactctttaccgattttattattattattattattattattattattattattattattattattattattattattattattattattattattttaacatagaattgcaacgttgtgagaacgtatctcgaaccacgtcacatcaatgtacccgtggttatcgacacatttcgactacgttgagatttggatttgggtcacataaatgtgcacccgagtttaagaaagtaaattattaaaggcgcgcctaaagcgattagcgtatcattattttgggtaaggccgtgaaattttgctaaacggcacatcccgaagtctaagtaattttaccaacacgtatagagggccccgcagcttgcgtatttttatttgtcgaggctcgtctcattcattattttaaaaggacgaTCATAAAGTGACTACATtatttctattaagttcgtctctaaacacAAAATGAAGGTCCCAACCAATTGTTACTTAACTCTATTGTATGATTTTTAAGGATGGTCTTGTGATCGAGCCCGTTTCCTATGACCGGATTTCATGCGTTGTTCGGGCCAAGTTCAGCGTTCGACTCACAGAAGCGGATATtctttagaactccactagagtCTGTTTTTGTCTCCCATTAACCCTTGTCTTCTCTTTATATAATTCAATGGTTATGGGTAGTACATACTTTAATTAAATTCCCATTAGGCCtccccatgctattatgttttgttccccattactactaaacaaatgcattagtttaatatTACATTAGTAATTACTGGACAGAATATTCAACTAAGCTATTTACTACACTGATTCAATTATCTAAATGAACTAAATTTTAAACTCTAaacacctcagctataaccaatccagcCTATCAAATTCCTAACAATTAAATGACTAAAGCTGAATTTTAATTGGAAACAACAAACTGAATTTGAATCAAAACCATATTAACACCACACAGACCCCAATATAATCATTGAAGCTAAAACTGAAATTGAATCAAAAATCGCGTTGATACAGAGATTAAGCTAACACAATTCTAAGTCAAACCTATCCCAATACGAGCAAATAAAACTGTAAATACATTGAATGAACAACTGAATTCATATGCCAAGTCCCGTCACATAGTAGGGGATCAAACATCACAACAAACGATTGGACCAGAACTATTGAACTACAATTAAGCcggattaatcgacgaaactatgtATAACATATGTTATTAATCAACAGAAGAAAGTTGGAccaagaaaaaggtccgaaagagggaGAAGAATTACTTGACGAGATGATGAATTACAACTTAACACAGATGAATTACTTGACAAAAATGATGGAAACCTGAAGAAGCGACAAATAAacacatatataaaaaaaagaaaagaagaagctgagaagaacttactgttcttttctcggatgccctttcgaacttgagttccaattagtattatacgtctatttcatcagaaataggcttataatacTAACTAGAACACGTTCGACCCTGACAGCTTCAAAA
The Nicotiana sylvestris chromosome 11, ASM39365v2, whole genome shotgun sequence DNA segment above includes these coding regions:
- the LOC138880766 gene encoding uncharacterized protein — its product is MGLKRIQPYASYRVLRQLGRCQTVPQEEDLSAQDRSKGEVAPGYLAWYRRELEQERPAKKLHLQEFVKASREQWDWLDKEHEYRATIGKLEKQVMDLKFEKDLHIAEDEGEKRKLAQENEVLKTEIQEMKIAARSQERSQSDKRLINGLKKKVLEYKEDLEKSKVGLARIQVKWIKKAEEKVRFMQQMKRDYEGNIAILRETISTLKEQIFRQARDARTDRKRYYDLMAQMEKQINEFQDRLLYDAQVPGTRNQQIERLLMERDRIKGRIDDIGHYITIKCLAFEDMSCTTFFASIMIYVHHIMKI